The Indicator indicator isolate 239-I01 chromosome 30, UM_Iind_1.1, whole genome shotgun sequence genome has a window encoding:
- the FZD9 gene encoding frizzled-9: MAAVRLRLALSVLWQLAAAGRGLELAGLEGPRGRAARCQPVDIPMCRGIGYNLTRMPNLLGHESQREAALKLHEFAPLVEYGCHVHLRFFLCSLYAPMCTDQVSASIPACRPMCEQARHKCVPIMEQFNFGWPESLDCGKLPTKNDPNALCMEAPENASAAEPHKGQGMLPVAPRPWPPGTVEGRGPNGLVACDNPEKFQYVEKSLSCAPRCSPGVDVYWSREDKDFAFIWMAVWSTLCFVSTAFTVLTFLLDPHRFQYPERPIIFLSMCYNVYSVAFIIRSVAGAENIACDRENGELYIIQEGLESTGCTIVFLILYYFGMASSLWWVVLTLTWFLAAGKKWGHEAIEAHSSYFHMAAWGIPAMKTIVILTMRKVAGDELTGLCYVGSMDVSALTGFVLIPLSCYLVVGTSFILTGFVALFHIRKIMKTGGTNTEKLEKLMVKIGVFSILYTVPATCVIICYFYERLNVDYWNLRALEQGCLHLPGRRAANCSLDASVPTVAVFMLKIFMSLVVGITSGVWVWSSKTLQTWQSLCNRKLGVRTRGKPCSGVSCGGVHCHYKAPTVMLHMTKTDPYLDNPTHV; encoded by the coding sequence ATGGCGGCGGTGCGGCTGCGGCTGGCCCTGTCGGTGCTGTGGCAGCTGGCGGCGGCCGGGCGAGGGTTGGAGCTGGCGGGGCTGGAAGGGCCGCGGGGGCGGGCGGCTCGGTGCCAGCCCGTCGACATCCCCATGTGCCGGGGCATCGGCTACAACCTGACCCGCATGCCCAACCTGCTGGGCCACGAGAGCCAGCGCGAAGCCGCCCTCAAGCTGCACGAGTTCGCCCCGCTGGTGGAGTACGGCTGCCACGTCCACCTGCGCTTCTTCCTCTGCTCGCTCTATGCGCCCATGTGCACCGACCAGGTGAGCGCCAGCATCCCTGCCTGCCGCCCCATGTGCGAGCAGGCCCGCCACAAGTGCGTCCCCATCATGGAGCAGTTCAATTTCGGCTGGCCTGAGTCCCTCGACTGCGGCAAGCTGCCCACCAAGAACGACCCCAACGCCCTTTGCATGGAGGCTCCTGAGAACGCCTCGGCCGCCGAGCCCCACAAGGGGCAGGGCATGCTGCCCGTGGCCCCCCGGCCCTGGCCACCGGGCACTGTCGAGGGGCGGGGGCCGAACGGTCTGGTGGCCTGCGACAACCCTGAGAAGTTCCAGTACGTGGAGAAGAGCCTCTCCTGCGCACCCAGGTGCTCCCCTGGGGTGGATGTCTACTGGTCCCGGGAGGACAAGGACTTTGCCTTCATCTGGATGGCCGTCTGGTCCACCCTCTGCTTCGTCTCCACTGCCTTCACCGTCCTCACCTTCCTGCTGGACCCCCACCGGTTCCAGTACCCCGAGAGGCCCATCATCTTCCTCTCCATGTGCTACAACGTCTACTCTGTGGCCTTCATCATCCGTTCAGTGGCAGGGGCTGAGAACATTGCCTGTGACCGGGAGAACGGTGAGCTCTACATCAtccaggaggggctggagagcacAGGCTGCACCATCGTCTTCCTCATCCTCTACTACTTTGGCATGGCCAGCTCACTCTGGTGGGTTGTCCTCACGCTCACCTGGTTCCTGGCCGCCGGGAAGAAGTGGGGACATGAGGCCATCGAGGCCCACAGCAGCTACTTCCACATGGCCGCCTGGGGCATCCCGGCCATGAAGACCATCGTCATCCTCACCATGCGGAAGGTGGCGGGGGATgagctcacagggctgtgctatGTGGGGAGCATGGACGTCAGTGCCCTGACCGGCTTTGTCCTCATCCCCCTCTCCTGCTACCTGGTCGTCGGCACCTCCTTCATCCTCACAGGCTTCGTCGCCCTCTTCCACATCCGGAAGATCATGAAGACAGGTGGCACCAACAcggagaagctggagaagctgatggTGAAAATCGGGGTCTTCTCTATCCTCTACACCGTCCCGGCCACTTGTGTCATCATCTGCTACTTCTATGAGCGGCTGAACGTGGATTACTGGAACCtcagggccctggagcagggctgcctgcacCTCCCTGGCCGACGTGCCGCCAACTGCTCCTTGGACGCCTCGGTGCCCACCGTGGCCGTCTTTATGCTAAAGATTTTCATGTCCCTGGTGGTGGGCATCACCAGCGGGGTGTGGGTGTGGAGCTCCAAGACGCTGCAGACCTGGCAGAGCCTTTGCAACAGAAAGCTGGGCGTGAGGACGAGGGGCAAGCCCTGCAGCGGGGTGAGCTGTGGCGGGGTGCACTGCCACTACAAAGCCCCCACGGTCATGCTGCACATGACCAAGACGGACCCATACCTGGACAACCCCACACACGTCTAG